One Methylohalobius crimeensis 10Ki DNA segment encodes these proteins:
- a CDS encoding nucleoside deaminase produces MQAAIEEAEQGFEEGGIPIGSVLVYRNKMIGRGHNRRVQKGSTVLHAEMDALENAGRQPARVYRECTLYTTLSPCSMCTGAILLYGIPKVVIGENATFLGDEELLRSRGVQVEVRQEAQCIDLMSRFIQVSPELWKEDIGSE; encoded by the coding sequence ATGCAAGCTGCGATCGAAGAGGCGGAACAGGGTTTTGAAGAGGGCGGAATCCCCATCGGCTCCGTTTTGGTTTATCGGAACAAGATGATCGGGCGTGGGCACAATCGGCGCGTCCAGAAGGGCAGCACGGTGCTACACGCCGAAATGGACGCGCTGGAAAACGCGGGACGACAACCGGCGAGGGTGTATCGGGAGTGCACCCTGTACACGACCTTGTCGCCTTGCTCCATGTGCACGGGGGCGATCCTGCTTTACGGCATTCCCAAAGTCGTCATCGGAGAGAACGCCACCTTTCTGGGAGACGAGGAGTTGCTGCGCTCGAGGGGCGTCCAGGTCGAAGTGCGGCAGGAGGCGCAATGCATCGACTTGATGTCCCGGTTTATTCAGGTTTCTCCGGAATTATGGAAGGAGGATATCGGCTCCGAATAG
- a CDS encoding sulfite oxidase has protein sequence MSKARRTERGIHALYAEDPQRADRLLWGRESDPVSRRGFLRKSALLAMGSALGASIPFAKFMPSGLIPAALADRTDPFKIPGKHPDLIVLNDRPINAETPPHLLDDAVTPADKLFVRNNGIPPSSVDLEQWRLVIDGESARQSVEFSIADLKRKFQHHTYQLVIECGGNGRSEFNPPVGGNQWTTGAIGCPEWTGVRLRDVLEAAGIEDDAVYIGYYGKDHHLSGDPSRNPISRGVPMSKALEDETLIAWAMNGEDIPALHGHPLRLVCGGWPASTSGKWLSKIVIRNKIHDGAKMGGKSYRVPCQPVAPGAKVADEDMCIIESMPVKSLITYPRTGAMLKQGQSLPVRGHAWAGDLKVEKVEISLDFGVHWRPCNLEAPKNRLAWQHWQTRVDFPGPGYYEVWARATDSEGNAQPMVVPGWNPKGYLNNACHRIAVKVL, from the coding sequence ATGAGCAAAGCACGTCGCACCGAACGAGGCATCCACGCCCTCTACGCCGAAGACCCGCAGCGCGCCGACCGCCTGCTTTGGGGCAGGGAATCCGATCCGGTCAGCCGCCGCGGGTTTCTCCGAAAAAGCGCTTTGCTGGCCATGGGGAGCGCGCTGGGCGCCTCCATTCCCTTCGCGAAGTTCATGCCTTCTGGACTGATTCCGGCCGCGCTCGCCGACCGTACCGATCCCTTCAAGATCCCCGGCAAACATCCCGATTTGATCGTTCTCAACGACCGTCCGATCAACGCCGAAACCCCGCCCCATCTGCTCGACGATGCCGTCACCCCCGCCGATAAACTGTTCGTCCGCAACAACGGCATCCCGCCGAGCAGCGTGGACCTGGAGCAATGGCGCCTGGTCATCGACGGTGAATCGGCGCGGCAATCGGTGGAATTTTCGATCGCCGATTTAAAACGAAAGTTTCAGCATCATACCTATCAACTGGTCATCGAATGCGGCGGCAACGGCCGCAGTGAATTCAACCCACCGGTGGGCGGCAACCAATGGACCACCGGCGCGATAGGCTGCCCCGAATGGACCGGGGTGCGGCTGCGCGACGTGCTGGAAGCGGCCGGGATCGAAGACGACGCAGTCTACATCGGCTATTACGGAAAAGACCATCACCTCAGCGGCGATCCGTCCAGAAATCCCATTTCCCGCGGCGTGCCCATGTCCAAGGCGCTGGAAGACGAGACCCTGATCGCCTGGGCCATGAACGGAGAGGATATCCCCGCCCTCCACGGCCATCCCTTGCGGCTGGTCTGCGGCGGCTGGCCGGCCTCCACCAGCGGCAAATGGCTGAGCAAAATCGTGATCCGAAATAAAATCCACGACGGCGCCAAAATGGGCGGCAAATCCTATCGGGTTCCCTGCCAGCCGGTGGCACCGGGCGCCAAAGTGGCCGACGAGGATATGTGCATCATCGAATCCATGCCGGTGAAATCGCTGATCACCTATCCCCGAACCGGCGCCATGCTGAAACAGGGACAGTCCTTGCCCGTGCGAGGCCACGCCTGGGCCGGCGACCTCAAGGTGGAAAAGGTCGAGATCTCCCTCGATTTCGGCGTCCATTGGCGCCCTTGCAATCTTGAAGCGCCGAAGAACCGGCTGGCCTGGCAGCATTGGCAAACCCGCGTCGACTTTCCCGGCCCCGGCTATTACGAAGTCTGGGCGCGGGCCACCGACAGCGAAGGGAACGCCCAACCCATGGTGGTCCCCGGTTGGAATCCCAAGGGCTACCTCAACAACGCCTGCCACCGAATTGCGGTAAAGGTCCTCTAA